A single Verrucomicrobiaceae bacterium DNA region contains:
- a CDS encoding sugar phosphate isomerase/epimerase encodes MSTRRHFITTSLSALAASSASAIEPIVRPGKSRMQLGVAAYSFREYFQWMRDKEQKPKSDRKPWSILDFIDWCGDNNVAGAEVTSYFFPPDVDEAFLLEVKRRAYLRGVQLTGTAVGNNFALPKGDKLSEQIAYTKKWIDYAAIMGAPHIRVFAGAKEKSLSEEEAVANCLASYQECLDYAGKKGVFLGLENHGGIVALPDNLIKMVRAAKSPWAGINLDSGNFHTADPYADLAKIAPYSVNVQLKMEIKREGAKEGEPSDVKRVIQIMRDANYQGWFTLEFETKEDPFVRVPEICDMLRPLLA; translated from the coding sequence ATGTCCACACGCCGTCACTTCATCACCACCAGTCTCAGCGCCCTCGCTGCCTCCTCTGCATCCGCTATCGAGCCCATCGTCCGCCCCGGCAAAAGCCGCATGCAGCTCGGCGTGGCCGCATACAGCTTCCGCGAGTACTTCCAATGGATGCGTGACAAGGAACAAAAGCCCAAAAGCGACCGCAAGCCCTGGAGCATCCTGGACTTCATCGACTGGTGCGGTGACAACAACGTGGCTGGAGCCGAGGTGACGAGCTATTTCTTCCCACCCGATGTGGATGAGGCCTTTTTGCTCGAAGTGAAGCGCCGCGCTTACCTGCGCGGTGTGCAGCTCACTGGCACTGCCGTGGGCAATAACTTCGCTTTGCCAAAAGGTGACAAACTCAGCGAACAGATCGCCTACACGAAAAAATGGATCGACTACGCCGCCATCATGGGTGCGCCGCACATCCGCGTCTTTGCCGGTGCCAAGGAAAAAAGCCTCAGTGAAGAAGAGGCGGTGGCGAACTGCCTCGCCTCCTACCAAGAGTGCCTCGACTACGCAGGTAAAAAAGGCGTCTTCCTTGGCCTAGAGAACCACGGCGGCATCGTCGCACTGCCGGATAACCTGATCAAAATGGTGCGTGCCGCGAAAAGCCCTTGGGCAGGCATCAACCTCGATAGCGGCAATTTCCACACAGCGGACCCTTATGCAGATCTGGCCAAAATCGCCCCGTACTCGGTCAACGTGCAGCTCAAGATGGAAATCAAGCGTGAGGGAGCAAAGGAAGGCGAGCCCAGTGATGTGAAGCGTGTGATCCAGATCATGCGCGATGCGAATTACCAAGGCTGGTTCACCCTGGAGTTTGAGACAAAAGAAGACCCATTTGTCCGAGTGCCAGAGATTTGCGACATGCTCAGGCCGCTGCTGGCATAG
- the infA gene encoding translation initiation factor IF-1 produces the protein MQRSGGIGNTPHRGGGQNRGGGGGSQRRPEPEPEIKQKEEAIELEGVVSSVLAGTMFRVKLRTGHEVLAHISGKMRKKFIRLVIGDAVKLEMSPYDVNKARIVYRIG, from the coding sequence ATGCAGCGCAGTGGCGGTATCGGCAATACACCCCATCGTGGTGGCGGTCAGAACCGTGGCGGCGGCGGTGGCTCACAGCGCCGGCCTGAGCCAGAGCCAGAGATCAAGCAAAAGGAAGAAGCCATCGAACTCGAAGGCGTGGTGTCCTCCGTACTCGCCGGGACGATGTTCCGTGTGAAGCTGCGCACTGGGCATGAAGTGCTCGCCCACATCTCTGGTAAGATGCGGAAGAAATTCATCCGTCTAGTCATCGGTGACGCGGTGAAACTGGAAATGTCCCCCTACGACGTGAACAAAGCACGCATCGTGTACCGCATCGGCTAA
- a CDS encoding glycosyltransferase family 1 protein encodes MHIHLLPLGSAGDVFPLMWLGRLLKARGHEVTMITSCLFEKHILDQGLKCVPLGRAEDFEALLQDPRIWQLLQGPKALFEEAIKLAETYLSAVESHPPVDLILAPVTAIAGRLAREKLGVPLITMHMQPAPVMSAYEPPLLHPAFKSFRTRPLWFKKLILSLPNPVDFIVMPKLRALCKQNGVAPPRSFFRDWWDSPDGTLMLFPDWFAAPQPDWPREMLQWTFPLEDLGGGKALSPELAAFLDAGEPPVLFTAGSANKQAARFFQTAVESMRRLGRRAMLLTRYPSQVPADLPPGCIVVEYAPFSHLLPRAAALVHHGGIGTLSQAFAAGVPQLIMPMAHDQPDNADRIERMGAGLSIQPDHFEPERVTAALRRLLTEPSFRETSQKYAGLLAVKPDTDVLLRWVESHAKHPVTRATP; translated from the coding sequence ATGCACATCCACCTCTTACCACTAGGCAGCGCGGGAGATGTCTTTCCCCTGATGTGGCTGGGCCGCCTCCTGAAAGCCCGTGGTCATGAGGTGACGATGATCACGTCCTGTCTATTTGAGAAACACATCCTGGATCAGGGGCTGAAATGCGTGCCCCTGGGCCGTGCTGAGGATTTTGAGGCCTTGCTCCAAGATCCACGCATCTGGCAGCTTTTGCAGGGCCCGAAAGCCTTGTTCGAGGAGGCTATCAAGCTGGCAGAAACCTATTTATCCGCCGTGGAGAGTCATCCACCCGTGGATTTGATCCTAGCGCCCGTGACAGCCATCGCAGGACGGCTCGCACGGGAGAAGCTGGGCGTGCCGCTGATCACCATGCACATGCAGCCAGCACCTGTGATGAGTGCGTATGAGCCGCCGCTACTGCATCCGGCCTTTAAGAGCTTCCGCACACGCCCCCTGTGGTTCAAAAAGCTCATTCTATCTCTGCCGAACCCAGTCGATTTCATCGTGATGCCGAAATTGCGTGCCTTGTGCAAACAAAACGGCGTGGCCCCTCCTCGCAGCTTTTTTCGGGATTGGTGGGACTCGCCCGATGGCACGCTGATGCTTTTCCCCGACTGGTTCGCAGCTCCACAGCCAGACTGGCCGCGAGAGATGCTCCAGTGGACATTCCCGCTAGAGGACCTAGGCGGTGGGAAAGCACTCTCGCCAGAGCTTGCCGCCTTTCTAGACGCTGGAGAGCCGCCCGTGCTCTTTACCGCAGGCAGTGCGAACAAGCAGGCCGCCCGCTTTTTCCAAACAGCCGTGGAAAGCATGCGCAGACTCGGCAGGCGTGCGATGCTACTGACTCGCTACCCGTCCCAGGTGCCTGCGGATCTGCCGCCGGGCTGCATCGTGGTGGAGTATGCACCTTTTAGCCACCTGCTACCGCGTGCCGCAGCTCTGGTCCATCATGGCGGCATCGGCACGCTCTCACAGGCCTTTGCCGCAGGTGTGCCCCAGCTCATCATGCCCATGGCACATGATCAGCCAGACAATGCAGACCGCATCGAGCGCATGGGAGCAGGCCTGAGCATCCAGCCAGACCACTTTGAGCCCGAGCGTGTCACGGCAGCACTACGCCGCTTGCTCACCGAGCCCTCTTTCCGAGAGACCTCGCAGAAGTACGCCGGGCTACTCGCCGTGAAACCAGATACCGACGTGCTACTGCGCTGGGTCGAATCACATGCGAAACACCCAGTGACTCGCGCCACACCCTAG
- a CDS encoding ribonuclease H-like domain-containing protein — protein sequence MAGDIVYFDLETRLTAGDVGGWGNKHKMGISVACTYSTQAEEYRIYTQDESADLVEQLRRADLVVGFNHVGFDYEVLLGQCLFDFRDQLNSLDLLIDLEKALGHRLKLEAVAAASLGMGKTADGLDAIRWWQQGKMDLIAEYCCYDVKVTKCVHEYGVKHGHVKYHDRNGREQSVKVNW from the coding sequence ATGGCAGGTGACATCGTCTATTTTGACTTGGAAACACGCCTGACCGCTGGTGACGTGGGTGGCTGGGGTAATAAGCACAAGATGGGCATCTCCGTCGCCTGCACCTACAGCACGCAGGCAGAGGAATACCGCATTTACACGCAGGATGAGTCCGCAGATCTCGTGGAGCAACTACGCCGCGCGGATCTGGTGGTGGGCTTTAATCATGTGGGTTTCGATTATGAGGTGCTGCTGGGTCAGTGCCTTTTTGATTTCCGCGATCAGCTCAACAGCCTCGATTTGCTCATCGACCTCGAAAAAGCCCTCGGCCACCGGCTGAAGCTGGAGGCCGTGGCCGCAGCATCCCTCGGCATGGGAAAGACGGCGGACGGGCTCGATGCCATTCGCTGGTGGCAGCAGGGCAAGATGGACCTCATCGCCGAATACTGCTGCTACGATGTGAAGGTGACCAAATGCGTCCATGAATACGGAGTGAAGCACGGCCATGTGAAGTACCATGATCGCAATGGTCGCGAGCAATCCGTCAAAGTGAACTGGTGA
- the mtnA gene encoding S-methyl-5-thioribose-1-phosphate isomerase, with protein sequence MNVNQQPYRTVWMPQDGVVRIIEQRRLPWAFETADLTSAAAVAEAIRDMAVRGAGCIGATAGYGMALAAMEARSEAQLAEMAQMMISTRPTAVNLAWAVQRVLRVLKNLPQTEWKAAARREAEMIADEDAAACAQIGVHGLEILRRIAAGKPDGVVNVLTHCNAGWLAFVDYGSATAPIYAAHDAGLKVHVWVDETRPRNQGAKLTAWELAQHGVPHTVIPDNAGGHLMQHGMVDVVITGADRVTRCGDVANKIGTYLKALAARDNGVPFYVALPSSTFDWEMEDGVKGIPIEQRSGDEVAWMEGPDASGQLQSIRVTPAGSAVANHAFDVTPARLVTALITEKGVFEASAAALSDCARLCGWR encoded by the coding sequence ATGAACGTAAATCAACAACCTTATCGCACTGTCTGGATGCCACAGGATGGCGTGGTACGGATCATTGAGCAGCGGCGGCTGCCGTGGGCATTTGAGACGGCGGATCTGACGAGCGCTGCGGCGGTGGCGGAGGCGATCCGTGACATGGCGGTGCGCGGTGCGGGCTGCATCGGGGCGACGGCGGGTTATGGCATGGCTTTGGCCGCTATGGAGGCGCGGAGTGAGGCGCAGTTGGCCGAGATGGCACAGATGATGATTTCCACGCGGCCTACGGCGGTGAATCTAGCCTGGGCGGTGCAGCGAGTGCTGCGGGTGCTGAAGAATTTGCCGCAGACTGAGTGGAAGGCTGCGGCGCGGCGTGAGGCGGAGATGATCGCGGATGAGGATGCGGCGGCGTGTGCGCAGATCGGGGTGCATGGGCTGGAAATCCTGCGCCGGATCGCGGCGGGCAAGCCGGATGGCGTGGTGAATGTGCTGACGCATTGCAACGCAGGATGGTTGGCCTTTGTGGACTACGGGAGTGCGACGGCTCCGATCTATGCAGCGCATGATGCAGGCCTGAAGGTGCATGTGTGGGTGGATGAGACGCGTCCGCGCAATCAAGGTGCCAAGCTCACGGCCTGGGAGCTGGCGCAGCACGGGGTGCCGCACACGGTCATCCCGGATAATGCGGGTGGGCATCTCATGCAGCATGGCATGGTGGATGTGGTGATCACGGGGGCAGACCGCGTGACGCGCTGCGGCGATGTGGCGAATAAAATCGGCACGTATCTGAAGGCGCTGGCGGCGCGGGACAATGGGGTGCCGTTTTATGTGGCGCTGCCGTCCTCGACTTTCGATTGGGAGATGGAGGATGGTGTGAAGGGTATCCCGATCGAGCAGCGCAGTGGCGATGAGGTGGCGTGGATGGAGGGGCCGGATGCGAGCGGGCAGCTCCAGAGCATCCGCGTGACTCCGGCAGGCAGCGCGGTGGCGAATCATGCCTTTGATGTGACTCCGGCACGGCTGGTGACGGCGCTGATCACGGAGAAGGGTGTCTTTGAGGCGAGCGCAGCAGCTCTCAGCGACTGCGCACGGCTTTGCGGCTGGCGATGA
- a CDS encoding ComEC/Rec2 family competence protein: protein MCASVGRFNAWARLNPLLLAAFAAAGGLLIAEYGAIDSPSACGAALGLSALALMWRRVWLALVACIGVFAALHALHLEATFRHPLRAMLLSQAESRAVVTVRGSLRPDHESRVLPNRANAAIHFHSVVFADGRSIQQTGELLVRLPRGVSFPGAGQYELRGVLHVPRVRMNPGGFDSETHSLRRGFVGRIDAEAVRVLPGRGEPLRCALLDAAEASRSWIAERLTRGIAQDAATAGVIRAMALGVAEEAQEEVEEAFRDSGTLHVFAVSGLHVGLLGIIIGQMLRMLRQRRSRVVVAMITTVFVYAFITGWRPSAARSAWMIAVMLLSTLADRRSSLQNSLGLAALLVLVADSHQLFLAGFQLSFGVLWGISMWSDSLSEKLRPWMELDPFLPDRHASWWQLRMRDARRWIGGNLGVSVAAWLGSVPFIWLHFQSITPVAVVANLVLVPLSTLSLAVTCMGMISAALHLSGLLSTINCANWALARAMIYCAAWFAALPGANLHVSSTPRSAEVFATWHVLDMPDCGAANHLRVDGRDWLLDTGHTQDYRAQLKPALRHAGVNHLEGIFLSHNDRDHVGAVDAVAPDFGHPPLYLSAVEQEMAAPANSVLHSLQSGSLTPLLKALPTDAGLCPGADEKNTRLICLHPGTHARTGRGDDRAMVLRADLHGWRLLWTSDAGWNTEQALLESGADIRCDVLIQSHCESDEAGSPEFLQKAAPRVVIHAAEPGRLLLKMPARLESWCTEQRVPLLNPSATGGIRIELQADEMRVQPLRGAAELALRRKQAVAVE, encoded by the coding sequence ATGTGTGCCAGCGTGGGCCGATTCAATGCCTGGGCGCGGCTCAATCCGCTCTTGCTCGCCGCATTTGCCGCAGCAGGGGGCCTGCTCATCGCGGAGTATGGTGCCATCGACTCCCCCAGTGCCTGTGGCGCGGCGCTGGGGCTCAGTGCGCTGGCTTTGATGTGGCGGCGTGTGTGGCTGGCGCTGGTGGCATGCATCGGTGTCTTTGCCGCACTGCATGCCCTGCATCTGGAGGCGACTTTTCGTCATCCGCTGCGTGCCATGCTGCTATCTCAGGCAGAGAGCCGCGCAGTGGTGACGGTGCGTGGTAGTCTGCGGCCTGATCACGAATCCCGCGTGCTGCCGAATCGGGCGAATGCGGCCATCCATTTTCACAGCGTGGTGTTCGCGGATGGTAGGAGCATTCAGCAAACGGGTGAGTTGCTAGTGAGGCTGCCACGTGGGGTGAGCTTCCCCGGTGCAGGGCAGTATGAGCTGCGGGGTGTGCTGCACGTGCCGCGTGTGCGGATGAATCCGGGCGGCTTTGACTCCGAGACGCACTCTTTGCGGCGTGGATTCGTGGGCCGCATCGACGCGGAGGCGGTGCGTGTGCTCCCTGGCCGTGGTGAGCCGCTGCGCTGTGCTTTGCTGGATGCGGCAGAGGCCTCACGGAGCTGGATCGCAGAGCGACTAACGCGTGGCATCGCGCAGGATGCGGCCACGGCAGGTGTGATCCGTGCGATGGCGCTGGGCGTGGCCGAGGAGGCGCAGGAGGAGGTGGAGGAGGCTTTTCGAGATAGTGGTACGCTGCATGTTTTCGCCGTCAGTGGACTACACGTCGGTCTGCTAGGCATCATCATCGGCCAGATGCTACGGATGCTGCGCCAGCGCCGCTCGCGGGTGGTGGTGGCGATGATCACGACGGTCTTTGTCTATGCCTTCATCACGGGCTGGCGCCCTTCGGCGGCACGCTCGGCGTGGATGATCGCGGTGATGCTGCTCTCCACGCTGGCGGATCGCCGCTCCTCGCTCCAGAACTCCCTGGGCCTGGCCGCGCTGCTGGTGCTGGTGGCGGATAGTCATCAGCTTTTCTTAGCAGGCTTTCAGCTGAGTTTCGGTGTGCTGTGGGGCATCTCGATGTGGTCGGACTCGCTCTCCGAAAAACTGCGCCCATGGATGGAGCTCGATCCTTTTCTACCTGATCGACACGCGAGCTGGTGGCAGCTCCGCATGCGTGATGCACGGCGCTGGATCGGTGGGAATCTGGGCGTGTCAGTGGCGGCATGGTTGGGCAGTGTTCCTTTCATTTGGCTGCATTTTCAGAGCATCACGCCCGTGGCCGTGGTGGCAAATCTGGTGCTGGTGCCGCTCTCCACGCTATCACTGGCAGTGACATGCATGGGCATGATCAGCGCGGCGCTGCATCTCAGCGGCCTGCTTTCCACGATCAATTGTGCGAACTGGGCCCTAGCTCGTGCGATGATCTACTGCGCGGCGTGGTTCGCGGCGCTGCCTGGGGCGAATCTCCACGTCAGCTCCACTCCGCGCTCAGCAGAGGTTTTTGCGACGTGGCATGTGCTGGATATGCCGGATTGCGGTGCCGCAAACCACCTGCGTGTGGATGGGCGTGACTGGCTGCTCGATACAGGTCATACGCAGGATTACCGTGCTCAACTGAAGCCTGCGCTGCGCCACGCAGGCGTGAATCACCTGGAGGGCATCTTCCTCAGTCACAATGATCGTGACCACGTCGGCGCGGTGGATGCGGTAGCGCCAGATTTTGGCCATCCACCACTCTATCTCAGTGCGGTGGAACAAGAGATGGCCGCCCCGGCAAACTCGGTGCTGCACAGCCTGCAAAGCGGCTCGCTCACCCCCTTGCTCAAGGCTCTACCCACCGATGCAGGCCTCTGCCCAGGTGCGGATGAAAAAAACACGCGTCTCATCTGCCTGCATCCCGGCACCCATGCACGCACCGGACGTGGCGATGATCGCGCCATGGTGCTGCGGGCAGATCTACACGGCTGGCGGCTGCTGTGGACGAGCGATGCGGGCTGGAACACCGAGCAGGCTCTGCTGGAGTCCGGCGCAGACATCCGCTGCGACGTCCTCATCCAGAGCCACTGCGAGAGCGATGAAGCAGGCTCCCCGGAGTTCCTCCAAAAAGCGGCTCCGAGGGTGGTCATCCACGCTGCAGAGCCTGGTCGTCTGTTGCTGAAAATGCCCGCGAGGCTGGAGTCCTGGTGCACCGAGCAGCGGGTGCCTTTGCTCAATCCATCTGCCACCGGCGGCATCAGGATCGAGCTGCAAGCAGATGAAATGCGCGTCCAACCCCTGCGCGGTGCCGCCGAGCTCGCCCTTCGACGAAAACAGGCCGTAGCAGTTGAATAA
- a CDS encoding carbon-nitrogen hydrolase family protein — MKIAHCQYESWVGDFEHNLGRFEEGLKKADEAGAALVSFPECFLTGYPDTEELARKGAFAVDSPPIRRVLEITARYAAAAIVGFNESRGADLYNTALVAHHGQLLGQYSKCAAYQRFHRQGREFPVFEIAGLKFGVLICADGGYIEPARILALKGARAIIAPHFNYISATGLIRHFMKVRADHAARAVENSVYFVRANNVVLDPAKSGIIKSEGVGYGDSYVMDPSGEIIVQSRRHAEDFITAELDVSSRSDTAWGLTKSAWSLREFGAIAQAAMQDGKG, encoded by the coding sequence ATGAAAATCGCGCATTGTCAGTATGAGTCGTGGGTGGGTGACTTCGAGCACAACCTCGGCCGCTTCGAAGAAGGCCTCAAAAAGGCCGATGAGGCCGGTGCGGCACTCGTTTCCTTCCCCGAGTGTTTTCTCACCGGGTATCCTGATACGGAGGAATTGGCCCGCAAGGGTGCCTTTGCCGTCGATTCACCACCCATCCGCCGCGTCTTGGAAATCACCGCTCGCTATGCCGCAGCGGCCATCGTCGGATTCAATGAATCGCGTGGTGCAGATCTCTACAACACGGCGCTGGTCGCCCATCACGGCCAGTTGCTCGGCCAGTACAGCAAATGTGCGGCCTATCAGCGATTTCACCGCCAGGGACGTGAGTTTCCGGTGTTCGAGATCGCGGGTTTGAAGTTCGGCGTGCTCATCTGCGCAGATGGCGGCTACATCGAGCCTGCACGCATCCTCGCGCTCAAAGGAGCCCGTGCCATCATCGCCCCACACTTCAATTACATCTCCGCCACGGGCCTGATCCGGCATTTCATGAAAGTCCGTGCAGATCACGCCGCCCGCGCCGTCGAAAACAGCGTCTATTTCGTCCGTGCGAACAATGTGGTGCTCGATCCGGCCAAAAGCGGCATCATCAAAAGCGAAGGCGTCGGTTACGGCGATAGCTACGTCATGGACCCGAGTGGAGAAATCATTGTCCAGAGCCGCCGCCATGCGGAGGACTTCATCACGGCGGAGCTCGATGTCTCCAGCCGTTCAGATACGGCCTGGGGGCTGACCAAGTCGGCTTGGAGCCTGCGGGAGTTCGGAGCTATCGCTCAGGCGGCGATGCAGGATGGGAAAGGATGA
- a CDS encoding cyclic nucleotide-binding domain-containing protein, which yields MKEFAYIHDERQGSPLTTVPALSSFNEEQLDEVLNSSSLLQCEPGDTIIKEGSIDSRIYVLLSGELEVHVGGKKVAAIARPGEVFGELALVNQDRRLASVLASTKAVCLAVDQKFLQDIHPREEDPDFHASLYEFVARLVVRKLEATSRRLATVEKELRELREANTRSAKAVKTVKAVKLARPPKKRIIASRKAVRSR from the coding sequence ATGAAAGAATTCGCCTACATCCATGACGAGCGCCAGGGCTCACCCCTCACCACGGTGCCCGCACTCAGCAGCTTCAATGAGGAGCAGCTCGACGAGGTTTTGAACTCCAGCAGCCTCCTCCAGTGCGAGCCCGGTGACACCATCATCAAAGAGGGCAGCATCGACTCCCGCATCTACGTCCTGCTCAGTGGTGAGCTGGAGGTCCACGTCGGCGGGAAAAAGGTCGCCGCCATCGCCCGCCCAGGTGAGGTCTTTGGTGAGCTAGCCCTCGTCAATCAGGACCGGCGTCTCGCCTCCGTCCTCGCCAGCACCAAGGCCGTCTGCCTCGCCGTCGATCAAAAATTCCTCCAGGACATCCATCCGCGTGAGGAAGACCCAGACTTCCACGCCTCACTCTACGAATTCGTCGCCCGTCTCGTCGTGCGGAAGCTGGAGGCCACCTCACGCCGCCTCGCCACGGTCGAGAAAGAACTGCGCGAGCTCCGTGAGGCCAACACACGCAGCGCGAAGGCGGTGAAAACTGTCAAAGCCGTCAAACTCGCCCGTCCGCCGAAAAAGCGCATCATCGCCAGCCGCAAAGCCGTGCGCAGTCGCTGA
- a CDS encoding U32 family peptidase, giving the protein MPSPASKPELLSPAGNWECARAAVANGADAIYFGMPRFNARLRADNFTAEDLPELMKFLHEHGVKGYVAFNTLIFTAELPDAAAQLRLLESSGVDAVIVQDLGLARMVKALTPGLRLHASTQMTITSPEGLEFAQQLDIDQAVLARELSLRELERFKDSPVPLEVFVHGALCVAYSGQCLTSESLGRRSANRGECAQACRMPYEMLVDGVARDLGDKRYLLSPQDLAAVDEIPRLIELGIRSFKIEGRLKTPEYVAAVTQVYRAAMDRALAGKPAPATEDDRYALEMTFSRGLFTGWMHGVDHQQLVGAYYGKKRGPYVGAVTRILGADTLELNELRLDMKPGDGVVFENLDDTNAEQGGSIYELRGTRMSFRHGHLRMQDIPTGTRVFKTSDPALNRALRQSFEKDIPQRKLHRLDLMVTGMAGEPLRVSCGAALVSSSMPLQAALKRPLTPAAFIDQFSRLGGTAYELGQVDFQVEGEVMVPVSELNRMRRDLVAACDMQPAQLPAPKRATSTLEGMLAAAKAPQEAPGAPKQELFVLCRTKEQISAALECGISRLYLDFEDIRRYGDVVAEIRDSGSKSEIWLATPRIQKSGEAGFFKLIERAKSHGVLIRNLGAISHFKEAGLPITGDFSLNVANPLTAEILKKTGLERLTISYDLNIEQVLDLLGGAPPAWFELTLHQHMPMFHMEHCAFAAFLSEGTNFTNCGRPCDRHRVHLRDRVGMEHPLKADVGCRNTLFNAVAQTGAQYFTALRQAGLGAFRVELLEEDGAESARVLKTYQELLAGKRDAEAIWRDLKAQSQLGVTRGTMAELV; this is encoded by the coding sequence ATGCCTTCTCCTGCTTCCAAACCCGAACTCCTCTCTCCTGCTGGCAACTGGGAGTGTGCGCGTGCCGCTGTGGCCAATGGCGCGGACGCGATCTACTTCGGCATGCCGCGATTCAATGCACGGCTGCGGGCGGATAACTTCACCGCGGAGGATTTGCCAGAGCTGATGAAGTTTCTCCACGAGCATGGGGTGAAGGGCTACGTGGCCTTCAATACGCTCATTTTCACCGCCGAGCTGCCAGATGCCGCGGCGCAATTGCGCCTGCTGGAAAGCTCCGGCGTGGATGCCGTGATCGTGCAGGATCTGGGCCTCGCACGCATGGTGAAGGCTCTCACGCCGGGTCTGCGACTGCATGCGAGCACGCAGATGACCATCACATCGCCGGAGGGGCTAGAGTTCGCCCAGCAGCTCGACATTGATCAGGCCGTGCTGGCACGTGAGCTGTCACTGCGGGAGCTGGAGCGCTTCAAGGACTCGCCCGTGCCGCTGGAGGTCTTTGTGCATGGTGCGCTGTGTGTGGCGTATTCCGGCCAGTGCCTGACGAGTGAGTCGCTAGGAAGGCGCAGCGCGAACCGTGGCGAGTGTGCCCAGGCCTGCCGCATGCCGTATGAAATGCTCGTCGATGGCGTGGCGCGTGATCTCGGGGACAAGCGCTACCTTCTCTCCCCACAGGATCTCGCAGCGGTGGATGAAATCCCGCGCCTCATCGAGCTAGGCATCCGCAGCTTTAAAATCGAAGGTCGGCTGAAGACGCCGGAATACGTGGCGGCGGTCACGCAGGTCTATCGTGCGGCGATGGATCGTGCGCTGGCGGGGAAGCCAGCTCCTGCGACGGAGGATGACCGCTATGCACTGGAGATGACCTTTTCACGCGGCCTCTTCACTGGCTGGATGCATGGTGTGGATCACCAGCAGCTCGTGGGTGCTTATTATGGCAAAAAACGCGGCCCCTACGTCGGCGCCGTCACTCGCATCCTCGGTGCGGATACGCTGGAACTGAATGAGCTGCGGCTGGACATGAAGCCCGGTGATGGCGTGGTCTTTGAAAACCTGGATGACACGAACGCGGAGCAAGGGGGCAGCATTTATGAGCTACGCGGCACTCGCATGAGCTTCCGCCACGGGCACTTGCGCATGCAGGACATCCCCACCGGCACGCGGGTCTTTAAAACGAGTGATCCAGCGCTGAACCGCGCCCTGCGTCAGTCGTTTGAAAAAGACATCCCACAGCGAAAGCTGCACCGGCTCGATCTCATGGTCACCGGCATGGCGGGTGAACCGCTACGCGTCAGTTGCGGCGCGGCACTGGTCAGCTCCTCCATGCCGCTGCAAGCCGCGCTGAAACGGCCACTCACGCCTGCGGCCTTCATTGATCAGTTCAGCCGCCTCGGCGGCACGGCCTATGAGCTCGGCCAAGTCGATTTCCAGGTCGAGGGCGAGGTGATGGTGCCCGTGAGTGAACTCAATCGGATGCGGAGAGATTTGGTCGCCGCATGCGACATGCAGCCTGCGCAGCTACCTGCGCCAAAGCGGGCTACGAGCACGCTGGAAGGCATGCTGGCCGCTGCAAAAGCCCCCCAAGAGGCACCTGGAGCCCCCAAACAGGAATTGTTCGTTCTTTGCCGCACGAAGGAGCAAATCAGCGCGGCACTCGAATGCGGCATTTCCCGGCTGTACCTCGATTTTGAGGATATTCGGCGCTATGGCGACGTGGTGGCGGAAATCCGTGATTCGGGCTCCAAATCGGAAATTTGGCTGGCGACGCCGCGCATCCAAAAATCCGGCGAAGCGGGCTTTTTTAAGCTGATCGAACGTGCGAAGTCGCATGGCGTGCTGATTCGGAATCTGGGAGCCATTTCACACTTCAAAGAGGCCGGTTTGCCGATCACGGGCGATTTTTCGCTGAACGTAGCCAATCCGCTCACGGCAGAAATCTTGAAGAAGACGGGCCTGGAGCGGCTGACGATCAGTTACGATCTGAATATCGAGCAAGTGCTCGACCTGCTGGGTGGAGCACCACCGGCGTGGTTCGAGCTCACACTGCATCAGCACATGCCGATGTTTCACATGGAGCACTGCGCCTTTGCGGCGTTTTTGAGTGAGGGGACGAATTTTACCAACTGTGGGCGTCCCTGTGACCGGCACCGCGTGCATCTGCGTGATCGCGTGGGCATGGAGCATCCGCTGAAGGCCGATGTGGGCTGCCGGAACACGCTTTTCAATGCTGTGGCGCAAACAGGAGCGCAGTACTTCACCGCGCTGCGTCAGGCAGGACTGGGTGCCTTCCGCGTGGAGCTGCTGGAGGAGGACGGCGCGGAGTCTGCACGCGTTTTGAAGACCTACCAAGAGCTCCTCGCCGGCAAGCGCGATGCGGAGGCGATCTGGCGTGACCTGAAAGCGCAAAGCCAGCTAGGTGTTACTCGCGGGACCATGGCAGAACTCGTATGA